From a single Candidatus Thorarchaeota archaeon genomic region:
- a CDS encoding type II toxin-antitoxin system VapC family toxin, with translation MTTMRKIAIYLEASALWDLMYGEPGKNLVEYCLIENNEVSCRTSAWTRLELARAVQKRINQKEITKKEGKDLLEFIEVKWQQLMYKNQLVELQITNEVLDLARQFISKYNLYASDALHLASAIDQRCSAIIVDDFHFKRLKNRMSAHKLAIWSTTMRIDTFQKKFKQLT, from the coding sequence ATGACCACAATGAGGAAGATAGCAATATACCTTGAAGCCTCTGCCCTTTGGGATCTTATGTATGGAGAACCGGGCAAAAACCTTGTCGAATATTGTTTGATTGAAAATAACGAGGTATCATGTCGGACTTCCGCATGGACACGACTAGAGTTGGCACGAGCAGTACAAAAGAGGATAAATCAGAAAGAGATCACAAAGAAGGAGGGTAAAGACCTTCTTGAATTCATTGAAGTCAAATGGCAACAACTAATGTACAAGAACCAATTAGTGGAATTACAGATCACAAATGAAGTACTTGATTTGGCAAGGCAATTTATATCAAAATATAACTTGTACGCCTCAGATGCACTCCACCTAGCCTCAGCAATAGACCAGAGATGTAGTGCAATTATCGTGGACGATTTCCATTTTAAGCGATTGAAGAATCGCATGAGCGCTCATAAACTGGCAATTTGGTCAACAACAATGAGAATCGATACATTTCAGAAAAAATTCAAGCAGTTGACTTGA
- a CDS encoding ribbon-helix-helix domain-containing protein, translating to MTVASVRLTKEEQEFLERLVAEGVFSSISEALKAGVRELMQEEKIKSLRWKTFDETRTYFAKKKTHKRGLEDDHNEEDSNIP from the coding sequence TTGACTGTAGCATCAGTAAGACTTACGAAGGAAGAGCAAGAATTTCTTGAGCGATTGGTGGCTGAAGGTGTATTTTCATCTATAAGTGAGGCACTCAAGGCGGGAGTTAGAGAGTTGATGCAAGAAGAAAAGATCAAGTCATTGCGATGGAAGACTTTTGATGAGACTCGTACTTATTTTGCTAAAAAGAAGACCCACAAGCGAGGCTTAGAGGATGACCACAATGAGGAAGATAGCAATATACCTTGA